TGGTGTGCGGGTGGTCGTCGTCACGACCGATCGCATAGCGTTCACGCTCGACGGTCTCGGGATCGAACGTGCACCCGCAGTAGGTGATACCGCGAAGAACCTCGAAGCAGTAGCCATTGTGGCCATTGTCGAGGTTGACGACGTAGCCGGTCGTCACTGTGACCACCCCCAATCAGAGAAGGTCGACTGGCCGTCGACGTCAGGGCGCTCGACCGTGTCCAGGTCGTCGGGAATCGGGACGTTTTCGGTCCGTTCCTCGCCGGCGTCCTCGGGATCGGTCGCGTACTCGACCTTCTCAGCCTGGTCTTCGAGCTCGGGACGCTCCGTGATCGCTTGGTAGGTCCCGTCGATCGCGCCGCCGTGGAACTCGCGACGGCCGATCATGCAGTCTCACCCCCCGGGTGAGCTGCCAAGACATGTGAGTCAGCGGTTGGAGAAAATTGAGAAATTGAATGATCGAATTCAGCCGAATTTAGGCCGTAGAGGCCCACATATTCGTCATTCTTTTCCGAACATCTGGCGCATCATCGGATGCATTTCCATGAGCTGTTCCTCGGCGATCTCCTCGTACAGTTTGTACGTGATGGAGACGGCGAGCAACAGCCCGGTTCCGCTGACGGCGCCGATCGTACCGAGCATGTTCGCCCAGACGGCCAACAGGCCGACCAGCGCGCCGCCGAGGACGGTCACCTGCGGGATGTACCGCTCCATGACCTTCTCGATGACGCCGACGTTCTGGCGGAAGCCGGGGATCTGCATCCCGGAGTTCTGGATCTGCTTCGCCGTCGCCTCCGGGCCCATGTCCGTGGTTTCGACCCAGAAGATGGCGAAGACTGCGCCGCCGACGACCATGAACGTCACGTCGATGCCGACGCGGATCATGACCTTCCACGCTTCCTGCCCGAGTTCGCCGGTAAACCACATCCAGTCGCTCGGTGAATAGATGGGGGCGACGTAGTAGAAGAACCCGTCGACGGGCTGGCCCTGGCTGTTGTACGTTCCCAGCCACGAGGGCATTCCCCACTGACTGTTGAGGATCTGGCCCAGGAACTGGATGTTGGCCTGCAGCGCCCGGACGAGGATCATCGGCAGGACGCTCGCGTAGATGAGCTTCACCGGGAAGCGGCCGCGGGCACCCTTGACGCGGGCGTGACTGAGCGGGATCTCGACCCGCACGGACTCCGCGTAGACGACGATCCCGAAGATCAGCAGCGTCGTCAGCAGCGCGACGAGGTGGCCTTCCTGGAGCAAGATCGTGTACAGTCCGTCACCGGCCACGATCGAGCCGACCTCGACCTCTCCGGTAACGATCCGGTACCAGTCGTAGAAGAAGCCGCCCTCCGCCGGCTGGATCAACCCGGTGACGAGTCGCTGGCTGACGCCGGCGATGATGAACAGGCCGATCCCGCTCCCGACGCCCCACTTGCTGACGACCTCGTCCATGTAGAGGATGAGGATACCGCCGACGAAGATCTGGGCGAACATCAGGAGCTGGACCTGCGTCTGGCCGAAGGTGAACCCGCCGAGGGTCAGCGACGACTGGGCAGGCAGGAAGCCGCCGGCGAACACCATCGGGAGCGCGGTCAGCGCGGTCATGATGACGACGAGCAGCTTCTGGAGGCCCTGATAGAGGACCTGATCGCGCGGATCGTCCGTGTCGAGTCCGAGCAGGTTCGCCCCACCCAGCAGCTGCAAGACGATGCTGGCGGTGACGATCGGTCCGATACCGACTTGCAGCACCGACCCGAACGATCCGGCGAGGATCGCGCGGAACTCGCCGAAGAGGTCGGTCCCCTGCCCGGACAGTCCGAGCAGGGTGATGTTGGTCAGGAAAAAGTACAACATCAGGATGCCAGCCGTCCACGCCAGCTTGCGCTTGAAGGGGACGTGCCCCTCCGGACGACGGACCGCGGGCATCCGTGTCAGGACCGGTTCAGCGGCTTCCTTCCATCCCATATGTTATTCCTCGTCCTGTTCGGATTCGGCGTCGGCCTCTTCGGCTTCCTGGGCTCGTTCGGAGACCACCGCTTCACCGCCGGCGGTCTCGAGTTTCTCGCGAGCCGCGTCGGAGAAGGCGTCCGCCGTTACCTCGAGGCTGTTGCGGACCTGCCCGGAGCCGAGGACCTTGACGACGTCGGCCTCGTGGCCGTCCTCGACGATGTCGCGCGCGTCGAGGCTGTAGCCGTCGTCGGTCTCCTCGGCGATGTCGTCGGCGACGTAGAGGATCGCGTCCTCGTCTAGCTTCTGGACGTCGATCTCTTTGACCTCGTCCCGGATGTCGTGCGGTCGCTTGAACCCGTGCTTCCCTTTCGGTTCGTAGTTGTGGAACTCGTGTTTGCTCCGCCCGGCGCGGCCGCGGCCACCGCGGTGGCCTGCACCACGTCGATTCTTGTGGGAGCCACCGCTGTGCGTGCGCGATCCACGCTGGCGTCGTTTTTTGCTCGTCATGGTTATCGCATCGATTCTAGCAGGTCGTTAATCTGCTGGGTTGTATGTTTTCCGAGTTGGCCGCCCTCGACGGTCGGCTTCTTGATGCCGTCGTGGCCGCCACGCGGCGGGTGGAGACGTAGCGTCGGCGACAGTCCCTCGTCGCGAAGCGTCGTCTCCTCGGCGACCAGCGCCTCGGCGAGTTCGCCGAAGTCGTCGTACTCGGTGTTCTCGGCGAGCCACTCCTCGTCGACGTCGGACTGGTCGCCCTCGAGGGGTTCGGCGCGCTTTTCGAGCACCGTCTCGAGCACGTCCGCATCGGGCTCGCCGACGGCGACGTAGTCGTTGACCTTCGCGATCATCCCCTCGTAGGCGTCCGTCTCGGGGACCAGGGCGCAGTGGTTCACGCTGTGGATGTTGAGCATCGACAGCGTATCCTCGACGTCCTGCTGGCGGTTCACCTCGCCACGAACCTGGACGATGGCCTTCATCACTCAGCCACCTCCGGTTCCTCTCGGTTCGGACGCCGCTGCGGGTGTCGCGACTGCGAGGCGTTCTCGAGCGCGTTGAACGTCGCCTTCGCGAGGTTCACGGTCGTTCGCGTGTTGCCGTGACTCTTGGTCCAGGCGTTCTCGATACCCGCGAGTTCGATGACCGCTCGAACGGTATCGCTCGCGGCCAGTCCCAGCCCTTCGGGGGCAGGGATGAGTTCGACCTCGACGGAGCCGGCCTTGCCCTTCGTGCGTCGGGTCAGCGAGTGGGGCCGATCCGATCGGTCCTCCCACGAGCCCGAGCCGCGCGGGACCTGGATGATGTTCAGCTTCGCGATACCGATCGCCTTCTGGATGGCGGAGCCGACCTGGTCGTCCCGGCCTTCCGCGTAGCCGACGAAGCCGTCGCGGTTGCCGACGGCGACGACACAGCGGAACTTCACGCGTCGTCCGGAGTCGGTCATACGCTGGACCATGTTGATGTCCAGTACCTCGTCGTCCAGTCCGGGAAGGAGCTGGTCGACGATTTCGGGCTCTTTCAGCGGGAGGCCCGAGTTGAGAGCGGCTTCCATCGTGTCGATGTCGCCCTCCTGGACCTTCCGGCCGAGACGGGTGACGGGCTCCCATCCGTCGTCGTTGTAGTTGTTTCCACTCATTCGAGAATCGCCTCTCGTACCTCGTCGAAGTGTTCTGGTAGGTCGGTCGCGTCGAACTCGCCGCTGTACAGCGGCTCGTCTAGCTGCTCGGCGTACTCGGCGACGTGTTCGCCGCGGGTACGCGACCAGTCTGCGAGCACGCTGTCGTTGTGCGGGATCTCGAGGCCGGCGTCGATCGCCCCTTCCTGCACGGCGAATACCTTGTTGCCGGGCGTCGCCGTGTTGAGGCCGATGTCGAGGACCGCTTCCTCGAGGCCGGCCTCGACGGCTCGTTTGCCGGCCAGCAGGCCGGTCAGGTAAGCCGCCGAGATGTTACTCGTCGGGGCCTCCCAGCCGTACGCTTCGAGATCGCCGGAGTGTGCGCTTGCAAGTGTCTCGTCTCCCTGAGGTCCGGGAGTGATCAGCTGCGCCGTAGTGTGCTTGTTGCTCTTGCGAGCGACGAGGCGTGGTTTGCCCGATTTCAGCAGGCGCAACCTCTGGTGGTAGTCCGTCCGGACCTCACGGCGACGTCGCATCGGAACGTTGTATCGTGGTCCTGTCGCCATTACTGGTCACCGTAGTTGTCGTCGATGTAGTTCAACAGGTACCGGACGCTCCGGAACTCGCCACCGCCAGCCTTCTTGTAGAGCTGGCGGTACTGCGTGGGCGTGATCTCGCCCTTGTCGCGGAGTTCGCGGAGTTTCCGTCGCTGTGCACGAATCTTGTTCTCCCAGTCCTCTTTCTCGTTCTGGCGTGCGCCTTTCTTGCCGCGGCGCTTGCCCGGCCCCTTCTGGTGGCCGTAGGCGCGCTTCGCGTTGCGCTCGCGAGCACGGCCGCG
The nucleotide sequence above comes from Halosolutus halophilus. Encoded proteins:
- a CDS encoding 50S ribosomal protein L30, with the translated sequence MKAIVQVRGEVNRQQDVEDTLSMLNIHSVNHCALVPETDAYEGMIAKVNDYVAVGEPDADVLETVLEKRAEPLEGDQSDVDEEWLAENTEYDDFGELAEALVAEETTLRDEGLSPTLRLHPPRGGHDGIKKPTVEGGQLGKHTTQQINDLLESMR
- a CDS encoding 50S ribosomal protein L18 — encoded protein: MATGPRYNVPMRRRREVRTDYHQRLRLLKSGKPRLVARKSNKHTTAQLITPGPQGDETLASAHSGDLEAYGWEAPTSNISAAYLTGLLAGKRAVEAGLEEAVLDIGLNTATPGNKVFAVQEGAIDAGLEIPHNDSVLADWSRTRGEHVAEYAEQLDEPLYSGEFDATDLPEHFDEVREAILE
- a CDS encoding 30S ribosomal protein S5, whose product is MSGNNYNDDGWEPVTRLGRKVQEGDIDTMEAALNSGLPLKEPEIVDQLLPGLDDEVLDINMVQRMTDSGRRVKFRCVVAVGNRDGFVGYAEGRDDQVGSAIQKAIGIAKLNIIQVPRGSGSWEDRSDRPHSLTRRTKGKAGSVEVELIPAPEGLGLAASDTVRAVIELAGIENAWTKSHGNTRTTVNLAKATFNALENASQSRHPQRRPNREEPEVAE
- a CDS encoding uL15m family ribosomal protein, whose protein sequence is MTSKKRRQRGSRTHSGGSHKNRRGAGHRGGRGRAGRSKHEFHNYEPKGKHGFKRPHDIRDEVKEIDVQKLDEDAILYVADDIAEETDDGYSLDARDIVEDGHEADVVKVLGSGQVRNSLEVTADAFSDAAREKLETAGGEAVVSERAQEAEEADAESEQDEE
- a CDS encoding 50S ribosomal protein L19e, encoding MTDLSAQKRLAADVLDVGENRIWLDPDAQADIAEAITRDEIRELVDEGRIQAEAAGGNSRGRARERNAKRAYGHQKGPGKRRGKKGARQNEKEDWENKIRAQRRKLRELRDKGEITPTQYRQLYKKAGGGEFRSVRYLLNYIDDNYGDQ
- the secY gene encoding preprotein translocase subunit SecY, which produces MGWKEAAEPVLTRMPAVRRPEGHVPFKRKLAWTAGILMLYFFLTNITLLGLSGQGTDLFGEFRAILAGSFGSVLQVGIGPIVTASIVLQLLGGANLLGLDTDDPRDQVLYQGLQKLLVVIMTALTALPMVFAGGFLPAQSSLTLGGFTFGQTQVQLLMFAQIFVGGILILYMDEVVSKWGVGSGIGLFIIAGVSQRLVTGLIQPAEGGFFYDWYRIVTGEVEVGSIVAGDGLYTILLQEGHLVALLTTLLIFGIVVYAESVRVEIPLSHARVKGARGRFPVKLIYASVLPMILVRALQANIQFLGQILNSQWGMPSWLGTYNSQGQPVDGFFYYVAPIYSPSDWMWFTGELGQEAWKVMIRVGIDVTFMVVGGAVFAIFWVETTDMGPEATAKQIQNSGMQIPGFRQNVGVIEKVMERYIPQVTVLGGALVGLLAVWANMLGTIGAVSGTGLLLAVSITYKLYEEIAEEQLMEMHPMMRQMFGKE